AATGGTTATTAAGTTGATGTAGGAGAGATTTTACAAatgaatttacttttttttttaaaaaaaaggatggaTCCAAGTATTTCGGGAGTTTTGAACCCGACGTGAATCGAACACGCAACCTTCTGATCTGGAGTCAGACGCGCTACCATTGCGCCACGGATCCTGGATGTAAGGTTATTaaactaaattttatatataacaatatatGTTCCATACTGATCCTTTTTGCATcatgtttggatggttgttacaattgtatatatgtaaattcaaatacaatatttgttttgattgctACCTAAATTTTGTTACATTGTATCATTTAAATTCATTgttaaataataacaaaaatactcaTTTTATGTAACGACTGAATTAGTGTAATTGCTTTcattactttaatttttctttctcattttatattttatttaataaatctattttatctttttacctACCCTTTTCATAAGCTTACTTTTCTTATatgtttatcattcaaattaggAATATGCGACATAATATAATGACAGAGAACAATACAATCTATTTAAACACCATACTCATTAATACCATACCATACCATTATAAACATCGTATAAAACAATACGTAATGAACAAAGTGTTAAGGAAATCTTCTGCCGTCTAGTGGTTGACCTATATATAACCTGTTATAAATCATCACAATATTATCAAAAAATAGAATCATACACACTTGGACAAAGtcttaaatgacatatttttctttttaattactCAACTGTCACTATCCTTGTGACACTAACAcaccctttttttttacattgtcCCAAAACACACACattgttattttgatttttttttaatgacaagGAAAATTCGTTTTGAGTGTGCACAGGTAATACCTGTGTATACAATAGCTTACAAATCACACTTATTTcgtttttatataataattcgTAAATCACCCAAAAAATTAATCTAACCTAAATAATTCTGATGCGACGAGCTAGACCTTCATCTTGACCTAGAAGGAACCCTAGCTTTTGCTGTCTTCTTTTatcatacaaaaaaattgaaaaacaagagAAAGGGAGGTGATAGAAAATCCATTAAATGTAATCAAGTTAATATTTAACTCCAAATAAAATTAGAGGATAGATAAGAACATCCCTTCTAGACTAGAAATATTTAACAGAAATGTCTCAGATCTATTATTGTTTGCTAAAATAACAAAGAGTATATATATCTATTCAGaagacttaaaaaaaaaaaaaaaactaaataattagtAAGAAGAAGAATTTGTTTGAGCACCTCCTCCAGATTGCACTGGTGGCCTTGGAGGGCTTCTTCCTCTACTTGAGTTTCTCACACTTATAGACCTTGTTGTCATGTACTCTATATTTTCCTGCatcaataatttaatattatatgaGGGACACGTTCAactaaattcaatattttagtacaaaaatatttaagtttaatCTTGAATATACgaaatttaaatcttgaattcgcCTGATCGATCGAGATTAAGTACCATGGATGAAATatcatcttcttcttgttgGCGAGAGTATGTGGAGACAACAAAGTTGGAGATGTGGTTATTACCATATCCAAAAAAGTTTAGTGTGGATTTaatcaatttctcaaaaatattgcAAGGATTTTctcccatttttattttttttgggtgatGATAATTGATAGCTagtctatcttcttcttctttctacaCAATGTCTTTATATGGTATTGgatgagatttatttttttgtttggggtGGGTgggtatttatattttaatgttttaatatatgtaatgttacaaaaattgaaaatatttgttagatttaTGACACGTGTCTCTGACTCATGACATACTCCAATTTACACTAAATTTCATGAGccgctttattttaatggatgAGAGAAAGcgtgaaaattgaaaaacactCCTTtgatgtaaattattagtttcatctttAAATTATTGTCagctttaaaaataattatttacttgactaacttaattcaaatacatttttaatcTTGTAATATGAGTAAAATATACCTTTAAATTCTCGTCAAATTTAGAGGtattttttacctttcttttgattttttattaagagtatCATGCTCCTATTAttctacaagagtttgagaccacttgctatGTCATGTAGAAGATCGCAGATACATCGGgatgtatttaagttcagttagttAAGTAAATGAGTGCTTTTAAGATTGTCAATAGTTCagagatgaaactaataatttgtgcCAAGTTTAAAGATGTTTTTAATACTTCTCtcttaattgattaattaatattcactttttttaatgaatatttaGTGCTCTctcgttttaatttatgtaaaatatattttttttgaatttcaaaatttaaacaaattggtctttaattatagtttttaaaaatattttaaaatattttaatatatatcaCCATTAAGGAAAGAATATTTATGGACAATTAATGACCTTGACCGTGGTTTAGGTGGTATTTCAGTTAAATGACTATTGACCattaaaattgaaaacaaactatataaaaaaatcatatgaagATATGCCAAGAAACAACTGGATAATTTAAACAGGACATACTCTTCTATTACTACCGGATGCGGATCCGTGCCAGCATAGAcctaatatatattaaataactttcacatatagcaaacataaaaatcatatttgtatgttatagttatagtttgtataattgcgcttcatatcaaattttaagtttgctatggagcttttgatttgtataattcactacaaacatccaattttatacaaattttcagttttgtataaattcatttatacattgtaatttgtagaATAAgatctatatttatataattataagtgtataggacgaaaatatatgtatttgtatttgtatatacacttttctttcgctttatacaaacacaaacacattttataccgaaatgtataaaatgactaattgtataccgaatcagatcgcaaaaaaaggggatgtttactgcgaattacaattaaaataaactatggctataacatttaatttgaattaatagtttgctttttcatacaattttcccatatATATTACCctttctatttcaatttatgtgatatatatgaaatttgaagtcaatccatttttagtatgtttttaaatattttaagttgttaattattataatttatagtatgttttatataattttcatatgatatatgttttacttaaatatactataaatcacaatactTCACAAGTTCAATGtcaaaaataacttataaaaagttgattgatttttgaaatttcatttgtatcacataaataaGGACAAAgcgagtaacatatattatatgaaaattacataaaaagtactataaatcacaataattagcaacttaaaatatctatctatctatatatcaaTCTATATTTCTCTCAATTTATGtgtatagatgaaattttgaaagttaacaaaaactttttatatgttttcaaatatttaaactattaattattatgaattatatatatatatatatatattcaagaaataaATTAACATCGAGAAAAAATCTATTAAATTTACCGAACAATATAGAAGTTAAATCCAGTTAGTAACATTGGttaaaaaccttaaattaataaaatgtaTTTTGCCGCAGTATATCTGTTTTCTCAAATATAAGTGGAAATACTTAGCTATAactttgataaatttttaaatatatttaaagacCTGGATAAAATGAATAGAAGAGTTTAAAAACTCGATAATAATCTTACATATTTGatactttaatatataaaatttgttgTGATCAATTTTTAATGATTATTGAGTATTGACCNATTATAgtatttattaaaagtaaaaattatataaatctatATACGATTGTAAATAcggatatatatttattattgaaaaaatgacaaaattatcttaaacatgatttaaaaaagattttaatgtttataaataatcattttaaattatttaatattgaagaaactcaaaaattaattgaattatgagGGCCAAAAATTAAGTGCCAACAACATGAATAACAACCCAAACAAAGATAACAAAATATCAAACTCAGTTATATTCAGAGCTTTCAGAAGAAAGTAATGCAGAATGGTGTTTTATTAGTTAGAGATTTTACAAGGTAAATCGAATAACATATTTATTGTCAAAATATAGTTGTATATCAACATAAAACTATAGACAACTCTTTAGAGAATGTTGCTAAATATTTACTATCATACAAgtcataaaatatttcatatgaaaatatatttataaatagaaATAAGGAAAATCGATATAATATCAAGTATTttaacataaatattaaatatgtataaccCACAACATATTTCATATCAAATCATTATTTTGTAAGTAAATTTATCAAATTCGATCTAATGTGACAAATACTACTTAAGTATGAAAAATTGTGTATGTTAAACTTTCTATATATACTCTATTAATATTTCTatgttcacttttaattgtctatgattttaaaattaaattttcacttttgtttactatttttaacgtatcaagaaaaagacaattatttatattaaaatatttcacatTACAAACACGATTGACAAGAAACTACATCAAATTTATGCACGAAAAAAAGTTGAGAAAATTGTCCCATATATAGAGTAAAATCTGGTCAAgaataaaaaaactcaaaatatttcttgaaaaagttCGCCTCtcccaaagaaaaaaagaggataTTGGATCAAAATCATTACTCCACTAGACAAATAGTCATGTgagaacttgataaaaaggagaCTTTCTTTGATAATCACTAACATGTTGAAAAGCATAGTTTGTCACGATTCAGGGGTACCCTTAGATgcaacacggcgtacttgaccccgaaggggtctcatacaatccCTTAGCATACTTAAACATATGAAAGTAGAAATGAcgcataatttaaaattttacaatcgaagtattTTTCATAAAACCAAAAAGAATCTAGACAGTGTCTAATCCATCTACTACAATAGAATGtcaatagggtcacaaccctttacaatcgaaaagtCTCAAAAGTAGAATATAAGAAAGTAAATAGAAGTGAATGCCacttgtcctcgaaccatgaggactcaccacaagtcTTGGAGATAAGCAATCCAAGCCTTTGTCAAGAAAGGAAGTACACTTCACctagccggaacctacacttatcaaaaatgtagaagaaataggggttagcacaaaatgtGCAAGTATGGAAGCATGAATAAAAATCCTTGAAGTATGATAAAAATgacaatttatttgaaaaacatgCATTTGTCAAGTTTGAGAATCACTTATGCATTTTAATGTAAAACACAAGTCATAGCATATTCATCACATAAATCCTCACAACATAATAGAACCATTACCTTAGCAACCCTAatgtatacttgtgcaatgtatggttgtcatcccataataccaaccatactaagtactcctttgaggccaccttagtcatacatatcatccTTAGACCTCATCATAGTCAATAGTAATGTACATTAGCTTgaacataaggaaagtcatCCATAGCAGCAatccattcaacatacatgcatacattcatatctTATCATAGCATAAGAAACCATCCCATAACCCctttcaaagtctacttgtgcagtgtaaaagtgaagtcccatacccccactcctactaagcaaaactcatcaagaagtcataagtatagttcatgttaTATTCATTATCTTGTCATGTAGGgaaaatagccttaaccgacgtAGACTATGTGAactacatggaattcggtgtcgtgtaaccccacaccgaaagagggtgtcctacttgcctaaggtagatcTAAAAGTATTagattttaggtggatccactaggtaaagacctatgtgggcacatagttatgggatagggagattgcttctataAACCCAACCTATTGTATTggcggaggagcttccatccCATGAGAATAATTTAGATGACCCAACCTATTGTATGTGGGAGGGCCTCTACCTCATTTtccatatccacttggtgctaagcattattttcCAAATNACTCTATTCTCTGCAGATGGACATTCTtcaaaaaacttttctttaatcTTCACAATTTCCTCTCTTATAGCCAATTGATTGAAAATGTCTCCAAACTTCTCCTTGCTCCACTTTGACAATGCCAACTTAGTACTTTTCTGCTTCAGCTTGAGTTGTATAAATATATCATCCACATCATCAGAAACCCAATTTTGTAGTACCACATCTTTAAAGTCTTCACTTTCTGTCCAGAATTTCAGGAACTTGAAGGGTTTAACAATTTTCTGATTGCTATTCCCACAAGATAAATACAAAGGAGCATGGTTAGACCCTGTTCTGGTTAGATGCTGCAGATTGGTGTCACCATATAAATCAGAAAACTTTTGGTTCACCACCACCCTATCCAGCCTTTTGAAAATACAATCACCATTTACTCTGCCATTCCACCAAGTAAAAGGACTCCCAGAAAACTTAACATCAGACAGATCACAAGAATTAATACAAAAGGCAAAGTCTTCAACAGGTAAGCCTCCAATCTTTTCCTCTACCCCCATAATTACATTGAAGTCTCCACCCATAATCCAAGGTAATGAAAAATTGTAACTAAGGGAATAAATCTCATCCCAAAGTCTTAATCTTTCATTAGCATTACATTTAGCATATACCACTGTTGTGATCACTTGATTTCCATCCTCTAAAGTA
The DNA window shown above is from Solanum stenotomum isolate F172 unplaced genomic scaffold, ASM1918654v1 scaffold12557, whole genome shotgun sequence and carries:
- the LOC125850006 gene encoding uncharacterized protein LOC125850006, whose translation is MTVKALFWNIRSVNTQNAFHRVQMLNRHHKFDIIALMEPFQDARHIQRYKRRLGMSYVNYNNNGQIWVFVKEHIHVGIISDTEQQLSLQLTLEDGNQVITTVVYAKCNANERLRLWDEIYSLSYNFSLPWIMGGDFNVIMGVEEKIGGLPVEDFAFCINSCDLSDVKFSGSPFTWWNGRVNGDCIFKRLDRVVVNQKFSDLYGDTNLQHLTRTGSNHAPLYLSCGNSNQKIVKPFKFLKFWTESEDFKDVVLQNWVSDDVDDIFIQLKLKQKSTKLALSKWSKEKFGDIFNQLAIREEIVKIKEKFFEECPSAENRVIWKIMLSTKWIWKMR